From Desulfovibrio aminophilus:
CCGCCATACTGCTCTTTCTCAACGCCAAGGCCGGAAAGGCGGCCCTGCCCGCCGAGCGTCTCTCGGCCCTCGCCGCCACGCTCGGCGCGGACGTGCCTTTTTTTCTCCTGGGCCGCCCGGCGCGGGCCACGGGCATCGGCGACCGCCTGACCCCGGTGGAGCCGGACCTCGGCGGCCTGACCCTGGTGCTCGTCTGCCCGGACGCGCACGTGCCCACGGCCTGGGCCTATGCCCGTTTCGACGAGGTCGCCGCCAAGGGCCGCGTGCCAAGGGCTCCCGGATTCTTGACAAGCGGCGCAAGGGGGACTAAAAACCCAAGTTCCCTTTTGCCCCTGACCCTGTTCAACGACTTCGAGGACGCGGTTTTCCCGGCGTTCCCGGAGCTCAGACGGATCAAGGAGCGCCTCATCGCGGCCGGTGCGGCTGCGGCGGCCATGAGCGGGAGCGGAGCCAGCGTCTTCGCCCTGTTCCGGGAGAGGGAAAGGGCGCTGGAGACTGCCCGGAGCCTGGCGCGGGGCCAGGACCGCACGTATGTCCAGGACTTCGACTGGGGTGTGGCCAAGCGGTAAGGCGACGGGTTTTGGTCCCGTTATTCGAGGGTTCGAGTCCTTCCACCCCAGCCAGATTTTTTTCGCGAGGAGATGAAAGGCGGCATGACCATGCACGGGGAACTCAAGATCATCAGCGGATCGGCCAACGTTCCGCTGTCCGAGGCCATTTGCGAGCATCTCGGCTGCCGGCTTTCGCCCACGCTCCGCGAGACGTTCAGCGACGGCGAGATCCGCATCGAGATCGGCGAGAACGTCCGGGGCGACGACGTCTTCGTGGTCCAGCCCACCTGCTCGCCGGTGAATTTCCACCTCATGGAGCTGGCCCTCATGCTGGACGCCCTCAAGCGCGCCAGCGCCCGGCGCGTGACCGCCGTGCTGCCCTACTACGGCTATGCCCGCCAGGACCGCAAGGTCGTGCCCCGCGCGCCCATCAGCGCCAAGCTGGTGGCCGACATGCTCACCGCCGCGGGCATGCACCGCCTGGTGACCATCGACCTGCACGCGGGCCAGATCCAGGGCTTCTTCAACTGCCCCGTGGACAACCTCTTCGCCGCGCCGGTGTTCCTGGACTACCTGCGCAAGGTGGACGGCGACATGGTCATGGTCTCGCCCGACGCCGGCGGCGTGGAGCGCGCCCGGGCCTACGCCAAGCGGATGAACGCCGGGCTGGCGATCATCGACAAGCGCCGCGACGCGCCCAACCAGGCCCAGGCCATGCACCTCATCGGCAACGTCAAGGGCAAGGTGGCCGTGGTCATGGACGACATGATCGACACCGCCGGGACCATGTGCGCGGCCGCCGAGGTGCTCATGAACAACGGGGCCGAAAAGGTCCTGGCCTGCGCCACGCACCCCGTGCTCTCCGGCCCGGCCCTCGACCGGCTGGAGAAGTCGGCCTTCAGCGAAGTGGTGGTCAGCAACACCATCCCGCTGGACAGCCGCAAGCAGGCCTGCTCCAAGATCAAGGTTCTGTCCATGGCCGCCCTGCTGGCCAAGGCCATCAACAACGTGCACACCGAATCCTCGGTGAGCGTGCTTTTCGTATAGGAAGAAAGAAACTTCAGGCCACCCCCGCCGCGCGGGCCGAGGCCGCAGCAAGGAGCGATCATTATGGCGAAACTCATGACGTTGAGCGTGCAGGAGCGCACCGAGACGGGCAAGGGCCCCTGCCACCGCCTGCGCGAGCAGGGCTTGATCCCCGGCGTCTACTATGACGAAAAAGGCGCCAACGTGGCCGTCAAGGTCCAGGAGCTGCCCCTGAGCAAGCTCTACGCCAAGGTCGGAGGCTCCCAGGTCTTCGAATTGGAGATCGAGAAGGGCGGAACCAAGGAAACGCTGCCCTCGCTCATCTGGGTCATGAAGATGGACCCGGTCAAGCCCCGTCCCCAGCACGTGGACTTCCGCGGCGTCGACCTGAACAAGGAGATCCGCGTCCACGTGGCCTTCGAGCTCACCGGCAAGCCCGCCGGCGTGGTCAAGGGCGGCGTGCTCGAACTCTTCCGCGACACCTGCGAAGTGGTCGGCAAGCCCCTGGACATCCCGGAGAAGATCGTGGTCGACGTGAGCGCGCTGGACATCAATGACAGCGTGTTCGTGGCCGACGTGGCCATGCCCGCCGGCATCAAGGCCGTGATCGACGACAACTACGCCGTGGCCGGCGTGGTCGTCCCGGCCGACCAGGCCGAGGGCGAGGGTGAAGGCGAAGCGGCTGCCGCCGCCGAGCCCGCCAAGGCCGCCAAGGGCGGAGAGTAACCCTCTCCAGCGAATCGTCGTTTGCTGGGGGCTCCGGGCGACCGGGGCCCCTTTTCGCCTTTCTGGCGACGCCGCCCCCGCCCACGGCGAAACCGGGGAACGGCCCCAGGGATTCCCATGACGCTCAAAGGCATTCTCGCCGGACTGGGCAACCCGGGAAAGGAATACGAGGACACGCGCCACAACTTCGGCTTCTTCCTCGTGGACCACATCCTGGACCTAGCCCGCTCGCGCAAGAGCATGCGCCTGGCCCCGCTGCAGGAAAGCGGCGACGCCCTGGCCTACACGGCCAACCTGGGCGGCGCGCCCTGGCTGCTGCTCAAGCCCATGACCTACATGAACCGCAGCGGCATGGCCGTGGCCCGCTTCGCCCGCCGTTTCGGGCTGCCGCCCGAGGCCGTGGTGGTGGTCCACGACGAGCTGGACCTGCCCCTGGGCCGCATGAAGCTCAAGCGCGGCGGTTCCTCGGCAGGGCACAACGGCGTGGCCTCAATCATCGAGGAGTTGGGCGACCCGGACTTCTGGCGCCTGCGCCTGGGCATCGGCAGACCGACGGTCAAGCGCGACATGGCGGGCTGGGTTCTGGAGGCCTTCGCACCGGAGGAGCGCGCGGTCGTCGCAGAGGTGCTGCCCGCCGCGGCCAAGGGGCTGGACATCTTCCTGCGGCGCGGCGAGGCCCTGGCCGTGCAGTATCTGAACGCCTTCCAGGCAAGGGGAAATGAGGACGCCCCCGGCATGGACTCCGCCGGAGATTCTTGATACCCTCACATTGGTGCCTTTCCCTCTCAGTCGCCCGCAGCCCGAAGGAGCCTTCGCACGTGTTTCAGATCAACCAGTTGGTCGTCTATCCCTCACAGGGCGTGGGCCGGGTGGAGCGCATCGAGAGTCAGGTCATCGGCGGCACCAGGGCCGATTTCTACATCGTCCGCATCCTCTCCAACAACGTGACCCTCATGGTCCCGGTGAAGAACGCCCCCAACGTGGGCCTGCGCCCGGTGTGCAGCCTGCGCACCGGACAGGCCATCTTCGAATCCCTGCGCGACCGCTCCGACTTCACGGGCTACACCGGCCAGAACTGGAACCGCCGTTACCGCGAGTATTCGGAAAAGCTGAAGAGCGGCGACCTGGCGGACGTGGCCTACGTGCTCAAGGAACTGTTCCTCATCGGCAAGGACAAGGAACTGTCCTTCGGGGAGCGGCGGCTCCTGGAGCAGGCCATGAACCTCGTCTCCATGGAGTTGGCCTACGCCGTCAACAGGGATCAGGAGGACATCAGGAACGGGATCACCGAGATGTTCAGCGACGTTTTGCAGCCGAAGGAAAAGGAAAAGTCGGAAAAGCGGGCCTGAGGCCCTTGTCAACATGACTCCTTTCGGTTAATCCCCGTTTTGACCGCCCGGGACGGCGCACAAGCCGCCGCAGTCGTTCTCCCGGGAGTTGCATCCGGTTTCCCCCCTAGGTTGCCAATAAGAAGACGAGGTTACACGGCGTCGGCCTGTTTCATGGCCGGGAACGCCTGCAAGATAACGTTTGTTTCACTTCAAACAGGCTTCCGTCACATCCCCGCCCCGGCGCCGCCGGGACGCCCGAGGGCACGCAGGGAACGGGTACGCCCGGTGACCGGCACGACCGAGACCACCAACCCCAACGATCAGCCATGACCAACAACGGAAACGACCAAGACCTGACCAACGGCTCTTCTCAGAACGGCGGCGAACGGCTGAACCTCACCGATCTCAAGTACAAGAGCATGTCCGAACTCATGGACATGGCCGTCCGCTACAACGTGGAGAACCCCAGCGGCCTGCGCAAGCAGGAGCTGATCTTCGCCCTGCTCCAGGCCTGCGCCTCGCAGAACGGGCAGATCTTCGGCGAAGGCGTGCTGGAAATCCTGCCCGACGGCTTCGGCTTCCTCCGTTCCCCCATGTACAGCTACATGCCGGGCCCCGACGACATCTACGTCTCGCCCTCCCAGATCCGCCGCTTCGGCCTGCGCAAGGGCGACGTCATCTCCGGCCAAATCCGGCCGCCCAAGGAGGGGGAGCGCTACTTCGCCCTGCTGCGCGTCTCCGAGATCGGCTTCGAGCCGCCGGAGTACTCCAAGAACCTGGTCCTCTTCGACAACCTCACGCCCATCTATCCGAACAAGCGCTTCAAGATGGAGAACGGCGGCGAGAACTACTCCTCGCGCGTCATCGACCTGCTCTCGCCCATCGGCTGCGGCCAGCGCGGCATCATCGTGGCCCCGCCCCGCACCGGCAAGACCATGCTCTTGCAGACCATCGCCAACTCCATCAACGCCAACCACCCCGAGGTCTACCTCATCGTGCTGCTCATCGACGAGCGGCCCGAGGAAGTGACCGACATGGAGCGCACGGTCCGCGCCGAGGTCATCAGCTCGACCTTCGACGAGCCCCCGACCCGCCACGTGCAGGTCACGGAGATGGTCCTGGAGAAGGCCAAACGCCTGGTGGAACGCAAGCGCGACGTGGTCATCCTGCTCGACTCCATCACCCGCCTCGGCCGGGCCTACAACGCCGTGACCCCGTCCTCCGGCCGCGTGCTCTCCGGCGGCCTGGACGCCAACGCCATGCAGCGGCCCAAGCGCTTCTTCGGCGCGGCCCGCAACATCGAGGAAGGCGGCAGCCTGACCATCATCGCCACCGCGCTCATCGACACCGGCTCGCGCATGGACGAGGTCATCTTCGAGGAGTTCAAGGGCACCGGCAACATGGAGATCTACCTGGACCGCCACCTCTCCGAGAAGCGCGTGTTCCCGGCCATCGACATCAACCGCTCCGGCACCCGCAAGGAGGAGCTGCTCCTGGAGGAGGAGGTCCTCAACCGGGTCTGGATCCTGCGCAAGCTCCTCTCGCCCATGAACCCCATCGACAGCATGGAGTTCCTCCTCGGCAAGATGAAGGGCACCAAGAGCAACCGCGACTTCCTGAACATGATGAACAAATAGGCTCCGCCCGGCGAAGCCTTGGAGAGGACGCGGGCCCGGCGGGTTCGCGTCCTTTGTTTTCAGGGCCTCCGGAGACCCGTTGCGCCGCGAGGCCAAGCGCGTAATATGGCCCACATGCGAACAAGGATCACGCGCCCCATGCGAAACGCCGCCCGCTCCTCGCTCAGCCTGCTCCTGGCCCTGCTGCTGGCGCTCCTCCCCGCGGCCCAGGCGCGGGCCGCCTGGGGCGACTTCACCATCTCCGACGAAATCGAAGCCGGACGGAAGTTCGACGCCTACGTGCGCAGCAGCATGCCGCTGGTGGAGGACACCGAGATCACCACCTACGTGAACGGCCTGGTCAAGCGGATCGTGGACCACGTCCCCCCGCAGCCGTTCCGCTTCACCACCACGGTGATCCAGAACGGCTCCATGAACGCCTTCGCCGTGCCCGGCGGCTACGTCTACGTCTTCACCGGCCTGATCCTGAACCTCCAGACCGAGGACCAGGTGGCCGCGGTCCTGTGCCACGAAATCGCGCACGTGACCGAGCACCACGTGGCCAAGCGCATGGCCGAGATGCGCCTGGCCAGCATCGGGGCCATCGCCGGGACCCTGGCCGGAGCCTTCCTGGGCATCGCCGGCGGCGGGGCCAACATGCAGAACATCGGCGGCGCCCTGATGATGGGCTCCCAGGCCGGGGCGGCTTCGGCATTCCTCAAGTACACCAACGAGAACGAACGCGAGGCCGACCACCAGGGCCTGAACTACCTGGCCGCCTCGGGCTACAATCCCCTGTCCATGGCCGAGACCTTCGACATCATGCAGAAGGCCCGCTGGTACGTGAGCAACGACAAGATCCCCTCCTACCTCTCCACCCACCCCGCGCTGCCCGACCGCGTGGCCTATATCAAGGACCGGGTGGCCCGCATGCCCCAGGAGGTGACCAAGCGCAAGGCAGACAACACCGCCTTCCTGCGCGTGCAGACGCTCGTGCGGGCGCGGCTCCAGGCCGCGGACGTGGCCCTGGCCTGGTACAACAACAAGGGCGAGCTCACGCCCCTGGACCAGATGGGCCTGGCCGTGGTCCTGGCCCGGGTGAACCGGGTGGGCGAGGCCGAGCGGACCTTCCAGAAGGCGCTGGCGGCCCTGCCCAACGACCCCCTGGTGCTGCGCGAGACCGGCATCTTCCACTTCCGCCAGGGCGACTTCCAGAAGGCCCAGCCCCTGCTTCAGAAGGCGCTGATCCTCAAGCCCTCGGACGCCCTGACCCTGTTCTACAACGCCCGGCTCCTGGGCGAGTACAAGCAGTACCCGGCGGCCATCGCCTCCATGCGCCAGGTGCTCAAGGACCTGCCGGACGACCCCGAGGTGCGCTACCACATGGGCCGCCTCCTGGGCGAGTCCGGGGACCAGTTCGGCGGCCACCTCCAGCTGGCCTACTCCTTCGAGCTCCAGGGCAACCGCAAGCAGGCCGAATTCCACCTGGAAAAGGCCCGCGCCATGGCCGGCAACCCGGAGCAGAAAAAACAGGTGGAGGAGTTCGACGCCTTCCGCAAGGATCGCGAAGAGCTGCGCATGTGACCGGGCGCCGGGCCTTGAAACGCGCGCCGCTTTGGGGTAGCTCCATCCTTTCGCCAACATCTCATTTGAACGAGCGCTCATGATCGTGGCCAAGACCATCCAGGAGCTGGAAGGCGCCATCGCCGGCTCCTGCGTCACCATCGGCAATTTCGACGGCGTGCACCTGGGGCACCAGAAGCTCATCGGCCAAACCTGCCGCCGGGCCCGGGCCCTGGGTCTGGTCAGCGTGGTGGTGACCTTCGAGCCCCACCCCCTGCGCGTGCTCCTGGGCAACCGCACCCCGCCCTTCATCACCCTCATCGATCAGAAGCTGGAACTCATCGAGGCGCTCGGCCCCAACGTCGCCCTGGTGCTCAACTTCACCCGCGAGATGGCCGCCCTTTCGCCCGACGAGTTCGTACGCGAATACCTCGTGCGCGGCCTGTCCGTGCGCGAGCTGGTCATCGGCTACGACTACGCCATGGGCAAGGGCCGTTCGGGCAACTACGAGACCCTGAAGGTCCTGGGCCAAACGTACGGCTTCCGGGTGGACCGCCTGGAGCCCGTGACCCTGGGCGACGCCGTGGTCAGCTCCACGCGCATCCGCGACATGGTCCAGGCCGGGGAGGTCTGGGAGGCCCGCCCGCTCCTGGGCCGCTTCTATCAGGTGCGCGGCGAGGTGGTCCGGGGCCACAACCGGGGCGGCAAGCTCCTGGGATTCCCCACCGCCAACCTGCGGCTGGTGGACGAGCTGGTGCCCCAGACCGGCGTGTACGCCGTCTGGGTCGAGGTGGACGGCGCGGTGTTTCCCGGCGTGGCCAACATCGGCACCAACCCCACCTTCGGCAACGAGGCCGTCTCGGTGGAGGCGCACATCATGAACTTTTCCGACGACCTCTACGGCCGCCCCATCCGAGTGCACTTCGTCCAGCGCCTGCGCTCCGAGCGCAAGTTCGAGAACCTGGACGCCCTGCGCGCGCGCATCCAGGCCGACATCGACCTGGCCGGGCGCATCCTCTCCGAGCCCGAGGCCCAGCCCGCCGCCCTGCCCCTGAAAACGAACCGCCCCGGCCCGGACGCATGAACATCCTCTTCGGACTGCCCCGACGCCTCCTGGCCCTGCTGGCCTCCCTGCGCCACGCCCGCTCCCTGCGCTGGCTGGCCTACGGCGTGCTGGTGGGCGCGGTCACGGGACTGGTGGCCGCGGCCTACTTCTGGGCCGTGGAATATTTCCGCACGGTTTTGCTGCATGATCTTGCCGGATTGAGCCTGCCCGCCCCGGCCGGGGAGCGACTGCACCACGCCACTCCGCTGGGCGCCTACCGCCCCTGGCTCGTGCCCCTGTTCACCGGCGCCGTGGGCCTGATCACCGGCTACGTGGTCAACCGCTTCATTCCCGAAACCGTCAGCGGC
This genomic window contains:
- a CDS encoding 50S ribosomal protein L25, whose translation is MAKLMTLSVQERTETGKGPCHRLREQGLIPGVYYDEKGANVAVKVQELPLSKLYAKVGGSQVFELEIEKGGTKETLPSLIWVMKMDPVKPRPQHVDFRGVDLNKEIRVHVAFELTGKPAGVVKGGVLELFRDTCEVVGKPLDIPEKIVVDVSALDINDSVFVADVAMPAGIKAVIDDNYAVAGVVVPADQAEGEGEGEAAAAAEPAKAAKGGE
- a CDS encoding CarD family transcriptional regulator; this encodes MFQINQLVVYPSQGVGRVERIESQVIGGTRADFYIVRILSNNVTLMVPVKNAPNVGLRPVCSLRTGQAIFESLRDRSDFTGYTGQNWNRRYREYSEKLKSGDLADVAYVLKELFLIGKDKELSFGERRLLEQAMNLVSMELAYAVNRDQEDIRNGITEMFSDVLQPKEKEKSEKRA
- the rho gene encoding transcription termination factor Rho; this encodes MTNNGNDQDLTNGSSQNGGERLNLTDLKYKSMSELMDMAVRYNVENPSGLRKQELIFALLQACASQNGQIFGEGVLEILPDGFGFLRSPMYSYMPGPDDIYVSPSQIRRFGLRKGDVISGQIRPPKEGERYFALLRVSEIGFEPPEYSKNLVLFDNLTPIYPNKRFKMENGGENYSSRVIDLLSPIGCGQRGIIVAPPRTGKTMLLQTIANSINANHPEVYLIVLLIDERPEEVTDMERTVRAEVISSTFDEPPTRHVQVTEMVLEKAKRLVERKRDVVILLDSITRLGRAYNAVTPSSGRVLSGGLDANAMQRPKRFFGAARNIEEGGSLTIIATALIDTGSRMDEVIFEEFKGTGNMEIYLDRHLSEKRVFPAIDINRSGTRKEELLLEEEVLNRVWILRKLLSPMNPIDSMEFLLGKMKGTKSNRDFLNMMNK
- a CDS encoding M48 family metalloprotease, with the protein product MRNAARSSLSLLLALLLALLPAAQARAAWGDFTISDEIEAGRKFDAYVRSSMPLVEDTEITTYVNGLVKRIVDHVPPQPFRFTTTVIQNGSMNAFAVPGGYVYVFTGLILNLQTEDQVAAVLCHEIAHVTEHHVAKRMAEMRLASIGAIAGTLAGAFLGIAGGGANMQNIGGALMMGSQAGAASAFLKYTNENEREADHQGLNYLAASGYNPLSMAETFDIMQKARWYVSNDKIPSYLSTHPALPDRVAYIKDRVARMPQEVTKRKADNTAFLRVQTLVRARLQAADVALAWYNNKGELTPLDQMGLAVVLARVNRVGEAERTFQKALAALPNDPLVLRETGIFHFRQGDFQKAQPLLQKALILKPSDALTLFYNARLLGEYKQYPAAIASMRQVLKDLPDDPEVRYHMGRLLGESGDQFGGHLQLAYSFELQGNRKQAEFHLEKARAMAGNPEQKKQVEEFDAFRKDREELRM
- the ispE gene encoding 4-(cytidine 5'-diphospho)-2-C-methyl-D-erythritol kinase, which gives rise to MTLAATLTAPAKINLFLRILGRRADGYHDLDTLFLPLAEPRDVLEITPGAPGSGLALACAAPGLEGPDNLVAKAWRRYAEATGFAPALAVRLTKGIPTGAGLGGGSSDAAAILLFLNAKAGKAALPAERLSALAATLGADVPFFLLGRPARATGIGDRLTPVEPDLGGLTLVLVCPDAHVPTAWAYARFDEVAAKGRVPRAPGFLTSGARGTKNPSSLLPLTLFNDFEDAVFPAFPELRRIKERLIAAGAAAAAMSGSGASVFALFRERERALETARSLARGQDRTYVQDFDWGVAKR
- the pth gene encoding aminoacyl-tRNA hydrolase; translated protein: MTLKGILAGLGNPGKEYEDTRHNFGFFLVDHILDLARSRKSMRLAPLQESGDALAYTANLGGAPWLLLKPMTYMNRSGMAVARFARRFGLPPEAVVVVHDELDLPLGRMKLKRGGSSAGHNGVASIIEELGDPDFWRLRLGIGRPTVKRDMAGWVLEAFAPEERAVVAEVLPAAAKGLDIFLRRGEALAVQYLNAFQARGNEDAPGMDSAGDS
- a CDS encoding ribose-phosphate pyrophosphokinase translates to MHGELKIISGSANVPLSEAICEHLGCRLSPTLRETFSDGEIRIEIGENVRGDDVFVVQPTCSPVNFHLMELALMLDALKRASARRVTAVLPYYGYARQDRKVVPRAPISAKLVADMLTAAGMHRLVTIDLHAGQIQGFFNCPVDNLFAAPVFLDYLRKVDGDMVMVSPDAGGVERARAYAKRMNAGLAIIDKRRDAPNQAQAMHLIGNVKGKVAVVMDDMIDTAGTMCAAAEVLMNNGAEKVLACATHPVLSGPALDRLEKSAFSEVVVSNTIPLDSRKQACSKIKVLSMAALLAKAINNVHTESSVSVLFV
- a CDS encoding bifunctional riboflavin kinase/FAD synthetase, which encodes MIVAKTIQELEGAIAGSCVTIGNFDGVHLGHQKLIGQTCRRARALGLVSVVVTFEPHPLRVLLGNRTPPFITLIDQKLELIEALGPNVALVLNFTREMAALSPDEFVREYLVRGLSVRELVIGYDYAMGKGRSGNYETLKVLGQTYGFRVDRLEPVTLGDAVVSSTRIRDMVQAGEVWEARPLLGRFYQVRGEVVRGHNRGGKLLGFPTANLRLVDELVPQTGVYAVWVEVDGAVFPGVANIGTNPTFGNEAVSVEAHIMNFSDDLYGRPIRVHFVQRLRSERKFENLDALRARIQADIDLAGRILSEPEAQPAALPLKTNRPGPDA